From Novosphingobium resinovorum, the proteins below share one genomic window:
- a CDS encoding sensor histidine kinase translates to MARCVDPLERCDFAMSPGEGAILAHATCDEHDRLISADEPLAGLQLRCGGEMPGTIAVPELLELVRRARQARRRLAQAIRAQDGNDAISSWIEVEPEGEGCSIHVRSWQTAALDSEEGSPGEHRRAVTDRHVAELCAWLDAGQRLVAVTCDSPELAQVSAAMEQGAGRCWTDFLPPENVTHQQPLHWRLLDGAPVVVAGSPRSWRVSLVPHIRPGFEPSGFELLLLSDEAPSDWVPVAEPEAPLQRRGLVGQDLAPVLKQPIARIVANAETIRTRLAGPLPDAYAEYAGEIAGAGKLLLGLLEDMADLEVVEEDGFSTTPDYIDLADVSRQAAGILGVRAREKDISIVAPPLDDHAPALAEFRRVLQVLLNLIGNAIRYSPEGSRIDVRVSVEGGRAIVFVADQGPGLSDEDQLRVFEKFERLGRSGDGGSGLGLYISRRLARAMGGELSIESSPGQGARFILAVPVDPDA, encoded by the coding sequence ATGGCGCGCTGCGTCGATCCTCTCGAACGGTGCGACTTCGCGATGAGCCCGGGCGAAGGCGCCATTCTGGCCCATGCGACGTGCGATGAGCACGATCGTCTGATCAGCGCCGACGAGCCTCTCGCCGGACTGCAGCTGCGCTGTGGTGGCGAAATGCCCGGTACGATCGCGGTGCCGGAATTGCTCGAACTGGTGCGCCGTGCCCGACAGGCGCGCCGCCGCCTGGCTCAGGCGATCAGGGCGCAGGATGGCAACGATGCGATTTCTTCGTGGATCGAAGTCGAGCCGGAGGGCGAGGGATGCTCGATCCATGTGCGCAGCTGGCAGACGGCCGCTCTGGATTCCGAAGAAGGCAGTCCGGGCGAACATCGCCGCGCGGTGACCGATCGCCATGTCGCGGAACTATGTGCATGGCTCGACGCGGGGCAGCGTCTGGTCGCGGTGACGTGCGATTCTCCCGAACTGGCGCAAGTGTCCGCCGCGATGGAGCAAGGCGCGGGGCGCTGCTGGACCGACTTCCTGCCGCCGGAGAACGTGACGCACCAGCAGCCGCTTCACTGGCGACTGCTCGACGGCGCGCCGGTGGTCGTCGCGGGCTCGCCGCGATCCTGGCGCGTCTCGCTGGTGCCGCATATCCGGCCCGGCTTCGAGCCGTCGGGCTTCGAACTGCTGCTGCTTTCCGACGAGGCACCGTCGGACTGGGTGCCGGTAGCGGAGCCTGAAGCGCCGCTGCAGCGCCGCGGACTGGTGGGGCAGGATCTGGCGCCGGTGCTCAAGCAGCCGATCGCGCGGATCGTCGCCAACGCCGAGACCATCCGCACGCGCCTCGCCGGACCGCTTCCCGATGCCTATGCCGAATATGCCGGAGAGATCGCCGGCGCGGGCAAGCTGCTGCTTGGTCTGCTGGAGGACATGGCCGATCTGGAAGTCGTAGAGGAGGACGGTTTCTCGACGACGCCGGATTACATCGATCTCGCTGATGTCTCGCGGCAGGCCGCCGGTATCCTGGGCGTCCGGGCGCGGGAGAAAGACATCTCGATCGTGGCGCCGCCGCTCGATGACCATGCCCCGGCTCTGGCGGAATTCCGCCGTGTCCTGCAGGTTCTGCTGAACCTCATCGGCAATGCCATTCGCTACTCGCCGGAAGGGTCGCGCATCGATGTGCGGGTTTCGGTCGAGGGAGGACGCGCCATCGTCTTCGTCGCGGATCAGGGGCCTGGCCTCAGCGATGAAGATCAGCTCCGGGTATTCGAGAAGTTCGAGCGTCTGGGCCGCAGCGGTGACGGCGGCTCCGGCCTTGGTCTCTATATTTCCCGGCGCCTTGCCCGCGCGATGGGCGGCGAGCTTTCCATCGAAAGCTCGCCGGGGCAGGGTGCCCGGTTCATCCTCGCAGTGCCGGTCGATCCCGACGCCTGA
- a CDS encoding citrate synthase, translated as MGDQAKLSVGGAEHDYPVLKGSVGPDVIDIRKLYGQTGAFTFDPGFTSTASCESALTYIDGDEGVLLHRGYPIGQLAENSSFMETSYLLLNGELPSKDELATFENTITRHTMLHEQLATFYRGFRRDAHPMAIMCGVVGALSAFYHDSTDIADPEHRKISSHRLIAKMPTIAAMAYKYSVGQPFLYPDNKLSYTGNFLRMTFGVPAEEYEVVPAVEKAMDRIFILHADHEQNASTSTVRLAGSSGANPFACIAAGIACLWGPAHGGANEAALNMLKEIGTPDRIQHYIDRAKDKSDPFRLMGFGHRVYKNYDPRATVMQSTLREVFEALNVTDPLFETALRLEEIALSDPYFAEKKLFPNVDFYSGIILSAIGFPTTMFTVLFALARTVGWVAQWNEMISDPGQKIGRPRQLYTGPTQRDYVPLDKR; from the coding sequence GTGGGTGATCAGGCTAAACTGAGCGTCGGCGGCGCGGAACACGACTATCCCGTTCTCAAGGGAAGCGTGGGTCCGGACGTCATCGACATCCGCAAGCTCTACGGCCAGACGGGCGCGTTCACGTTCGATCCGGGCTTTACCTCGACCGCGAGCTGCGAGTCGGCGCTGACCTACATCGACGGCGACGAAGGCGTTCTGCTGCACCGTGGCTATCCGATCGGCCAGCTGGCCGAGAACTCCTCGTTCATGGAAACGAGCTACCTGCTGCTGAATGGTGAACTGCCGAGCAAGGACGAGCTTGCCACGTTCGAGAACACCATCACGCGCCACACCATGCTGCATGAACAGCTGGCGACGTTCTATCGCGGTTTCCGCCGCGACGCGCACCCGATGGCGATCATGTGCGGCGTGGTCGGCGCGCTTTCGGCATTCTACCACGACTCGACCGACATCGCCGATCCCGAGCATCGCAAGATCAGCTCGCACCGCCTGATCGCCAAGATGCCAACGATCGCGGCGATGGCCTACAAGTATTCGGTCGGCCAGCCGTTCCTCTACCCGGACAACAAGCTGAGCTACACCGGCAACTTCCTGCGCATGACCTTCGGCGTGCCCGCGGAAGAGTACGAGGTGGTTCCGGCGGTCGAAAAGGCGATGGACCGCATCTTCATCCTCCACGCCGATCACGAGCAGAACGCCTCGACCTCGACCGTGCGTCTTGCCGGTTCGTCGGGCGCGAACCCCTTCGCGTGCATCGCAGCGGGCATCGCCTGCCTGTGGGGCCCTGCGCATGGCGGCGCGAACGAAGCCGCGCTCAACATGCTCAAGGAGATCGGCACCCCCGATCGCATCCAGCACTACATCGACCGCGCCAAGGACAAGAGCGATCCGTTCCGCCTGATGGGCTTCGGTCACCGCGTCTACAAGAACTACGACCCGCGCGCGACGGTCATGCAGTCGACCCTGCGCGAAGTGTTCGAGGCCCTCAACGTCACCGATCCGCTGTTCGAGACCGCGCTGCGCCTCGAAGAGATCGCGCTCAGCGATCCCTACTTCGCGGAGAAGAAGCTGTTCCCGAACGTGGACTTTTACTCGGGCATCATCCTTTCGGCGATCGGCTTCCCGACCACCATGTTCACCGTGCTCTTCGCCCTCGCCCGTACCGTGGGCTGGGTCGCGCAGTGGAACGAAATGATCTCCGATCCCGGCCAGAAGATCGGTCGCCCGCGCCAGCTCTACACCGGCCCGACGCAGCGCGACTACGTGCCGCTCGACAAGCGCTAA